Proteins from a genomic interval of Arachis hypogaea cultivar Tifrunner chromosome 10, arahy.Tifrunner.gnm2.J5K5, whole genome shotgun sequence:
- the LOC112716610 gene encoding psbP domain-containing protein 6, chloroplastic has translation MDKTLLEMATSPFTTSLLTLRASSPSSYSKLSFIRASSRRDLFKGVALQALPLLLLRPSLAREVEVGSFLPPSPSDPSFVLFKASPKDTPALRAGNVQPYQFILPPTWKQARVANILSGNYCQPKCAEPWVEVKFEDEKQGKVQVVASPLIRLTNKPNATIEDIGSPEKVIASLGPFVTGNTYDPDELLETEVEKLGDQTYYKYLLETPYALTGTHNLAKATAKGNTLVLFVASANDKQWQASQKTLKAMLDSFLL, from the exons TCACACTCCgcgcttcttctccttcttcttattcTAAACTCTCCTTCATCAGAGCCTCATCAAGAAGAGATTTGTTCAAGGGCGTTGCATTGCAGGCTCTTCCACTGCTTCTTCTCAGACCCTCACTCGCCAGAGAGGTTGAAGTTGGCTCTTTCCTTCCTCCTTCCCCTTCCGACCCCTCTTTTGTTCTCTTCAAAGCTTCTCCCAAGGACACCCCTGCCCTTCGAGCAGGAAATGTGCAGCCATACCAATTCATCCTCCCACCCACCTGGAAACAGGCACGTGTGGCAAACATATTATCTGGAAATTACTGTCAGCCAAAATGCGCAGAGCCTTGGGTTGAGGTCAAATTTGAAGATGAAAAACAGGGTAAAGTGCAGGTTGTGGCGTCGCCGTTAATACGCCTAACCAACAAACCAAATGCCACAATTGAAGACATTGGAAGCCCTGAGAAAGTGATTGCTTCTCTTGGTCCATTTGTCACTGGAAACACCTATGATCCTGATGAGCTCCTAGAGACTGAGGTTGAAAAGCTTGGCGATCAAACG TACTATAAATACTTGCTTGAAACTCCATATGCTCTAACGGGTACGCACAACCTCGCCAAAGCAACGGCCAAGGGAAACACTCTTGTTCTCTTTGTGGCTAGTGCCAATGACAAGCAGTGGCAAGCTTCTCAGAAGACTTTGAAGGCCATGCTTGATTCCTtcctcctctag